CCCGTGCCTTGGGAGCAAAAGGACACTGAGACGCCAGTGAGCTGGCCTCAGGGTGGGTGACGTCCCTGCGGCCCGGGCCCGCTCGGAGCTTCCTCGCCCTCTGCAGGTGGAGCTGGAGCGAGGCAAGACCCTGCACATCAAAGCCCTGGCCGTGAGCGACCTGAACCGGGCCGGCCAGAGGCAGGTCTTCTTTGAGCTCAACGGGCAGCTGCGGTCCATCCTGGTCAAGGACACCCAGGCCATGAAGGTGCGGCTCCCCAGGGTCGGCCGGGTGGTGGGGACAGACAGGCCTGCGGCCGGCgcctcacagcccctcccatCCGCAGGAGATGCACTTCCACCCCAAGGCCCTGAAGGGCGTCAAGGGCCAGATTGGGGCCCCCATGCCAGGGAAGGTGGTCGACATCAAGGTGGCTGCCGGGGCCAAGGTGGCCAAGGGCCAGCCCCTGTGCGTGCTGAGCGCCATGAAGATGGAGACTGTGGTAACCTCGCCCATGGAGGGCACAGTCCGCAAGGTCCACGTGACCAAGGACACGACACTGGAAGGCGACGACCTCATCCTGGAGATTGAGTGATCTcgccggcgccggcaccccggcgCTCCCGTCTTCAGCAGCTGCGCTCgcagggcaggcccaggccagCCCGTGCCGGACAGCGGAAAAGGCCTGGCCCCGGGCGAGGGCCTCACCTGGACCAGGGAAGACCCCGCCTGCAGgggcccctccccgccagccGGGCGTCCCGTCTCCGCTGGCAGGCGGCTCCTCACGTTCATCTCTTGCCAAATAAGGAATCTCTCATTGGAAActacagggcaggggagggcgccCAGGACCTGGGGTCCACCTTGTCACACCTGTGCGACCACAACCACCCTGAATCCTGAGCCTCTGGACCCTCTCCCCCAGGAGGGGCCTAAGCCCCAGGTCCTGGGAAATTCACTCAATAAagctggcttcctcctgccctccACACCGGGTCCTTTGCAGCCCACCTGCTGCTCAGCGGAGGGCAAGGCCGTCCCTCAAAGCCCCGAGTGGGGCGGGCAGTTTTACCTCCGTCCTTGGAGGGCAGCGGGGGCTTGGGCTTCATCTCCCTCATGGACAGAGGTCACAGAGGGGAGATGTTCTGTCTTCGGACAGGCTGGTCTGCTTGGGGCCACCCCTCAGCTCCAGTTAGCCCAGGCGCCACATCCTGGTGGTGGGGGACCCTTGGGAGTGGAAtccagcagctgtgtgtgctggtgggaggctgggggctggaggggccCTGGTTCGCAGCTGGTGTGACCAGCCCTCGGAACCCAGAGCCTCTGGTCTGTCTCCCCGAGGCGTGCCCCGCCCGCGTCACTGTACCGTGAGGTggggtggagaggcagaggcaacgGAAGAGGTGGGCAGGCGGTTCCtaagctggggggtggggggcagaacgGGAACCTGGTGGAGAAACACTGGCAGTCACCGGGATCCAGTCTCGGGGACCCACAGGTCACACTGAGCCAGGCCTCTCTGGACCTCAAGACCCAAGTGTACCCTCAAGCAGGCGCCACGCTCATCCCCGGCCCTGCACCGTCAGGGAACCCAGGCCCATGCAGGGGCTTCCTTTCCCCTTGGGGCCCCGCCTCCTCTTTAGTCTTCTGCTGGTGCTGGGGGAGGACCCacagccaggccccacccctgagGGCAGGTGAGCTGGGCTCATACCTAGTGCACCTGTGCTAGGATGTGGGGCGCCGCAGAGGCCAGGCCACTGGCTGGGACAGGTGTTCACACCCCAGGTTCCAGATGGGCCGACTGCCAAAGATCTGAGGCCGTGTTACCCAAGTTAAATCTCTTTAATATCCCAATACAAAGTCCTGATGCAAAAAGACAGTGAGAAAACCCTGGGAAATTGAGGGGAGGGTTTATaaattaagaagaagaaaaaaaacaacccgAGCAGCTTTCCAGGCGCcgagaggcagggaggctgagAGAAGCagcagtcgggggggggggggggggcacggcccctcggcccctcactcccagctgctgctccgcCCCCTTTCAGAGGGCCATACCCTTTGGATATCCGCTCCCTTCTCTTGGTCCCTGGGATTCCACTAGCTCTGGCTTCAATCCCCTACAAAAATTCCTGAGATCTCGGGGaccccagccagcccctcccctgcagtgCCCCTTgacggggaggggccgggagccCGTAGAGTTCGTAGGAGTGTGCGTGGGAGCGGGGTCAGGAGCACAGGGGGATCTCTGAGTTCCCGGCGCGCTGCAGGAGCACACAGAGGGGGAGGCTGCCGTAGAGCTTGGGGTCCGTGAGGGGCTGCAGCAGTAGCAGGAAGAGGCCCACACCCAGGGCGTAGCCGGCCAGCAGGGGCCGCCTCTGCGGGTGCTCCAGGGCTGCGCACACGGCGGGGAAGCCCATGTAATTGcagaaagagtggcagagaaccGGCCCGATCAGGTGTCCTGGGGGCAGACAGATTGCTTAGGGAGCAGCCCCAACGCCTAGGGCCCCGCGGGCCTGGTGACTGCATCTGCTGTCGCGGAggccagtgcccccccccccccacgcccacggtctctgcctccttcccctcaCCGAGCTGAGGGCCTGGCTCAGCCGGTCCAAGGCTGTGACAGGAAACTTCCCATTCTCCACCCACTCCTTGGACCCTGAGCCCAGAGTCCAGGACCAAGAACCAACCTGTACGGATGAAGAGGAAGGCGGTGTAGGCACCAAAGACGGCCGTGTAGGAGAACTGGAACGCTGGGGACGGAGGCCGCGAGTGACCACGCCTGCACCCCCCGGCCGCACACCACCCTGTCCCCCACGAGTGACCACGACTGCACCCCCGGCCGGACACCACCCTGTCCCCCACGAGTGACCACGCCTGCACCCCCCGGCCGGACACCACCCTGTCCCCCACGAGTGACCACGCCTGTACCCTTGGCCGGATACCACCCCGTCCCCCGCGAGTGACCACACCTGCACCCCTCGGCCGGACACCACCCATCCCCCACGAGTGACCACACCTGCACCCCTCGGCCTGACGACACCCATCCCTGTGAGTGACCACGCCTGCACCCTCGGCCGGACGCCACCCATCCCCCACGAGTGACCACGCCTGCACCCCTCGGCCGGACACCACCCGTCCCCGGCAGCCACTCACGGCTGTCCTCTGCACCCCGACGCGAGGTCGGCCCCTCCAACACGAGCGCTCTGTTCCCAGGTCTCCCGGCCACAGCCCACGCCAGCGCCCCAGGCTCACCTGCAGACAGGAAGATGCTCCCCACGCTGCTCTGGCGGAAGCGCAGCTGCTCGATGATGTGGTGGAAGTGGGCTGGGAGGAAGCCGGCACCGCGTCACTCCCCTCCCAGCCGCCCCTCAGGGCCCGCCCCCGTGTACACTAGCAGCTTTGTAGGACCGGGCGGGATGCACTCACCAACTCCAAAGAAGAGCGGGCAGGTGAACACGGCGGGGCCCAGGCCGGTGCAGGGCGCCAGCATGGGCAGCATGCACGCCCGGAACACCAGCTCCTCCGTCAGCGGGGCGATCACCTGGTTCCGCAGCCAGCGCATGTCTGTGAGGCAGCGGGCCCAGGAGCGGGGAGCTAGAGGGGGTCAGGACTGCTGGTGAACAGTGGTGCCCTCCCGAACGTCGCCCTGGCCAAGCTCGGCTCAGGCACCAACGCTGCTGCCAATGAGAGTGGGGAGCAGGCGGCCAGACGCCGCAGACCCAGCACAGAGCGATGCTGAGACGCCCCATGGGGCCGCGCTGTCCTGCTGGGGAACTCGCGAACACGAAACCAGAGCCGTCTGGCCCGCATCAAGTACGCTGCGGCGCCTAAGGGACCCCTGGACGTCAAGAACCAATtcagatggggccggtgctgtggcgtagcgggtaaagcctccgcctgcagtgccggcatcccatatgggctctggttctagtcctggctgccccacttccgatccagctctctgctgtggcctgggaaagcagtggaagatggcccaagtacttgggcccctgcacccgcgtgggagacctagaagaggctcccgagtcctggcttcggattggctcagctccagccgttgtggccatctgggagtgaaccagtggatggaagaccccccccccacccccgtataactctttcaaataaataaataaatcttaaaaaaaaaaaaaaaccgattCTCAGAGGGCACGCAGCTCCACGCCCCCTCGCACAGAGGCGGAGTCTCTTCTGCCCGAGGGCCCACTGGCTCTCCTCCCCCACTGTCCTGCGCGGCCTGTGCCCACACTCCCTCAGGACTCACCCAGGACGACCTTCAGCCCGTCTGTGAGGTCACAGGGGCAGTCCATGGACAACTGCATCAGTGGGCCCAGGAAAAGGATCTGGAGAAACAGGAGCCTGAAATAAGGGCTCTGACCACCAGCGCCTCTGCCCAAACCTCGGAGCCTCGCGGCATCCCGGTCTCGGTCAGGATTCCTGGGGCCAGGCTCTCACCGGGACACGACCTGGACACAGGGGCCACAGGGGCGCGTGCTGTCAGCgccacagagcagggaggggggGCCGGGACACGACCTGGACACAGGGGCCACAGGGACGCATGCTGTCAGCGCCACAGAGCGCGGGGGGGGACACGACCTGGACACAGGGGCCACAGGGGCGCGTGCTGTCAGCGCCacggagcaggggtgggggggccggGACATGACCTGGACACCGGGGCCACAGGGGCGCGTGCTGTCAGTGCcacagagcgggggtgggggggcgggacaCGACCTGGACACCCGGGCCACAGGGGCGCGTGCTGTCAGCGCCAcggagcggggagggggggccGGGACACAACCTGGACACAGGTCACAGGGGCGCGTGCTGTCAGCACCACAgagcggggagggggccgggacACGACCTGGACACAGGGGCCACAGGGGCGCGTGCTGTCAGCGCCAcggagcggggagggggggccGGGACACAACCTGGACACAGGTCACAGGGGCGCGTGCTGTCAGCaccacagagcagggagggggccgggacaCGACCTGGACACAGGGGCCACAGGGGCGCATGCTGTCAGTGCcacagagcgggggtggggggccgggaCACGACCTGGACACAGGGGCCACAGGGGCGCGTGCTGTCAGTGCCacggagcgggggtggggggccgggaCACGACCTGGACACAAGGGCCACAGGGGCGTGTGCTGTCAGCGCCAcggagcggggagggggggccGGGACACGACCTGGACACAGGGGCCACAGGGGCACGTGCTGTCAGTGCCACGGAGCAGGGGGGGGGCGGGACACGACCTGGACACAGGTCACAGGGGCGCGTGCTGTCAGCGCCAtggagcggggagggggggccGGGACACGACCTGGACACAGGGGCCACAGGGGCACGTGCTGTCAGCACCACCGAGCAGGGGGGGGGGGACACGACCTGGACACAGGGGCGCGTGCTGTCAGCGCCACGGAGCAGGGGGGGGGCCGGGACACGACCTGGACACAGGGGCCACAGGGGCGCGTGCTGTCAGCACCACCGAGCGGGGGGGGGGACACGACCTGGACACAGGGGTGCGTGCTGTCAGCGCCacggagcgggggggggggccgggACACGACCTGGACACAGGGGCCACAGGGGCGCGTGCTGTCAGCACCACCGAGCGGGGGGGGGGACACGACCTGGACACAGGGGTGCGTGCTGTCAGCTccacgggggggggggccggGACACGAGCTGGACACAAGGGCCACAGGGGCACGTGCTGTCAGCGCGGCCAGCACTCACCATGGtcagcagcaggggcagcagagCCGCTGGGAAAATGCCCTCCAGCCTCACGCCCATCAGGGTGAGCAGGGATGTGCCTGGCTGAGCCACAGGAAAGGGGGCGTCAGCCCGGCTCCCTCCTCGaggacccccgccccgcccgccccgccccttcGCACCTGGATGCCCGTGAGCTCCCGCCAGAGCAGCACGCAGAGCGGAGACAGGCTGGACACCACCAGGACGCTGGTGAAGCGCCGCTTGATGACGGCGGGGTGGTCCCTAGGAGCGGA
This window of the Lepus europaeus isolate LE1 chromosome 7, mLepTim1.pri, whole genome shotgun sequence genome carries:
- the RCE1 gene encoding CAAX prenyl protease 2 isoform X2, with the translated sequence MGVRLEGIFPAALLPLLLTMILFLGPLMQLSMDCPCDLTDGLKVVLAPRSWARCLTDMRWLRNQVIAPLTEELVFRACMLPMLAPCTGLGPAVFTCPLFFGVAHFHHIIEQLRFRQSSVGSIFLSAAFQFSYTAVFGAYTAFLFIRTGHLIGPVLCHSFCNYMGFPAVCAALEHPQRRPLLAGYALGVGLFLLLLQPLTDPKLYGSLPLCVLLQRAGNSEIPLCS
- the RCE1 gene encoding CAAX prenyl protease 2 isoform X1; translation: MAALGGDGLRLLSVSRPERQPEAAALGGAGPGLCCWVSVFSCLSLACSYVGSLYVWKSELPRDHPAVIKRRFTSVLVVSSLSPLCVLLWRELTGIQPGTSLLTLMGVRLEGIFPAALLPLLLTMILFLGPLMQLSMDCPCDLTDGLKVVLAPRSWARCLTDMRWLRNQVIAPLTEELVFRACMLPMLAPCTGLGPAVFTCPLFFGVAHFHHIIEQLRFRQSSVGSIFLSAAFQFSYTAVFGAYTAFLFIRTGHLIGPVLCHSFCNYMGFPAVCAALEHPQRRPLLAGYALGVGLFLLLLQPLTDPKLYGSLPLCVLLQRAGNSEIPLCS